A DNA window from Syntrophorhabdaceae bacterium contains the following coding sequences:
- a CDS encoding FIST N-terminal domain-containing protein, translated as MPSGVKTKVGIGFCDLEDGLASGFRAAREAVESAAIGRPDFVYAFCAGCLDHEAFFSGIRQVVGSDVPIAGGSTIGIVTNHHLLYDGFPAAVAIIESEDIRHRVAATGDLDKGEEAAGIRLAELMATGPGDKGVFLFFEWVRKAAENGMPPLLNASSPFLDGLSRNMAPEISLAGAGMLGNYEIGPGTQFCGSYVGTQQAVGIVLSGNVSLDSVIMHGCSPLDGVYHRITKIEGPVIYELDGRPIAEIIDELFGNREWRGQAPVNYLTLGVNYGERYGDPRESDYVNRLMIGVLPDGSGVTLFEPDFEEGLEVQFMLRDTRKMVESAGENSMALMERVVREGKKPLFALYIDCAGRTMGYSSSTAEESAEVQRTCNHYGVPLLGLFTGVEIAPLLGRPRGLDWTGVLVVIAEDP; from the coding sequence ATGCCTTCGGGAGTAAAGACCAAGGTAGGCATAGGGTTTTGCGACCTCGAGGACGGGCTGGCCTCCGGCTTCCGGGCCGCGCGCGAGGCCGTAGAGTCGGCAGCGATCGGGCGACCCGATTTTGTATACGCCTTCTGTGCCGGCTGTCTCGATCACGAGGCATTTTTCTCGGGGATCAGGCAGGTGGTCGGCTCGGATGTCCCCATTGCGGGAGGCTCCACCATAGGGATAGTCACGAATCACCACCTTCTCTATGATGGTTTTCCCGCTGCCGTGGCGATCATTGAAAGCGAAGACATACGGCACAGGGTCGCCGCCACGGGAGATCTCGATAAGGGCGAGGAGGCCGCGGGGATAAGACTCGCCGAGCTTATGGCAACAGGTCCCGGCGATAAGGGCGTCTTCCTCTTCTTCGAATGGGTGAGAAAGGCCGCCGAAAATGGAATGCCGCCTCTTCTCAACGCATCTTCACCTTTTCTCGATGGTCTTTCACGGAACATGGCTCCTGAAATTTCTTTAGCCGGGGCCGGTATGCTGGGGAATTATGAAATAGGCCCGGGCACACAGTTCTGCGGCTCCTATGTGGGCACCCAGCAGGCTGTCGGGATCGTCCTTTCCGGGAATGTCTCCCTCGACTCCGTCATCATGCACGGCTGCAGCCCCCTCGACGGGGTTTATCACAGGATCACGAAAATCGAAGGGCCGGTGATCTACGAGCTGGACGGGAGACCCATCGCGGAAATCATCGACGAGCTCTTCGGCAACCGCGAATGGCGGGGCCAGGCGCCCGTCAATTATCTCACTCTCGGGGTAAACTACGGCGAGCGTTATGGAGACCCCCGGGAGAGCGACTATGTAAACCGCCTGATGATAGGCGTTCTGCCTGACGGAAGCGGGGTGACTCTCTTTGAGCCGGATTTTGAAGAGGGCCTCGAAGTCCAGTTTATGCTCAGAGATACGAGAAAAATGGTAGAATCAGCCGGAGAGAATTCAATGGCCCTTATGGAAAGGGTGGTGAGGGAAGGGAAAAAGCCCCTCTTCGCCCTCTATATCGACTGTGCGGGCAGGACCATGGGGTATTCGAGCTCGACAGCGGAGGAATCGGCTGAAGTCCAGCGGACGTGCAACCATTACGGGGTTCCCCTCCTCGGGCTCTTTACGGGCGTTGAGATCGCTCCGCTCCTGGGAAGGCCCAGGGGTCTCGATTGGACCGGCGTCCTTGTCGTTATTGCAGAGGACCCATGA
- a CDS encoding cache domain-containing protein produces the protein MKRLWVVMLLVVLGTAAMCQPGFCKEKAGKALSARDTLIKSEIETAISMLQTISAKQQKGEMTLDQAKQLGADLLRGLRYGKDGYFWADTTEGVCVVLYGQKDVEGKNRLDLKDAKGKSLVRDLIATAKAGGGYEDYWFPKANETTPLPKRGYVQLFEPFGWVVGTGYYVTEKAPKGKVK, from the coding sequence ATGAAAAGGCTTTGGGTGGTAATGCTTCTGGTTGTACTCGGCACGGCAGCGATGTGTCAACCGGGGTTCTGCAAGGAAAAGGCAGGGAAAGCTCTTTCCGCGCGGGACACACTCATCAAGAGCGAAATCGAGACTGCGATCAGCATGTTGCAGACCATCTCGGCGAAGCAGCAGAAAGGGGAGATGACCCTTGACCAGGCAAAGCAGCTCGGGGCGGACCTTCTCCGGGGACTCCGCTACGGCAAAGACGGATACTTCTGGGCGGACACCACGGAAGGAGTATGCGTGGTCCTCTATGGGCAGAAGGACGTGGAGGGAAAGAACAGGCTGGATCTTAAGGATGCCAAGGGTAAATCCCTCGTCAGGGACTTGATTGCCACGGCGAAGGCAGGAGGCGGTTACGAGGATTACTGGTTCCCTAAGGCGAATGAAACGACGCCCCTGCCCAAGAGGGGTTACGTGCAGCTCTTCGAACCCTTTGGATGGGTTGTGGGCACCGGATACTACGTCACGGAAAAGGCCCCTAAGGGAAAAGTGAAATAA
- a CDS encoding alpha/beta hydrolase has product MTKWVLTICIFAFLSISWLPAPLCRAGNDDGQAPVRNAVTEAATGLVRVGDIDVSYRVKGEGFPIILITGYSATMDIWDPLTIEVLSARYKVIIFDNRGIGKTTASDKPFTIELFAEDTRGLMDALKIKKAHLLGWSMGTFIATELALRYPEKVDKLILYAGNCDWTGSDVVEARPEVLAALMDLSGSRQERSGRLVSILYPGKWLDDHPDFLQKLPRAKEQPLRETLERQGNALASWKGTCKRIGTLSSPTLIITGTEDVVIPPANSLRMAAKIPGSWLIRMPGGHSAMHQYPETFSRCLRTFLDGEKE; this is encoded by the coding sequence ATGACAAAATGGGTGCTCACTATTTGTATCTTTGCCTTTCTCTCTATTTCCTGGCTCCCGGCCCCCTTATGCCGGGCCGGAAACGACGATGGGCAGGCCCCGGTAAGAAATGCCGTTACGGAAGCCGCGACCGGGCTGGTCCGGGTGGGCGACATCGACGTGAGCTATAGGGTGAAGGGCGAGGGCTTCCCCATCATCCTCATTACCGGTTACAGCGCTACCATGGACATCTGGGACCCCCTCACGATCGAGGTCCTGTCCGCGCGCTATAAAGTCATTATCTTCGATAACCGCGGCATCGGGAAAACCACGGCCTCGGACAAACCCTTTACCATAGAGCTTTTCGCAGAGGACACGAGGGGCCTCATGGACGCCCTGAAAATAAAAAAGGCCCATCTCCTCGGCTGGTCCATGGGCACTTTCATCGCCACCGAGCTCGCGCTCAGGTATCCGGAGAAGGTGGACAAGCTGATCCTCTACGCGGGAAATTGCGATTGGACAGGTTCTGACGTGGTAGAGGCCCGCCCTGAAGTCCTGGCCGCCCTCATGGACCTTTCGGGTTCCAGACAAGAACGCTCCGGACGTCTCGTCTCCATCCTCTATCCTGGGAAATGGCTCGACGATCACCCCGATTTCCTGCAAAAGTTGCCGCGAGCCAAAGAGCAGCCGTTGCGGGAGACCCTGGAGCGACAGGGCAATGCCCTTGCCTCATGGAAGGGGACATGCAAAAGAATCGGCACCCTCTCGTCACCGACGTTGATTATTACCGGCACGGAGGACGTGGTGATCCCTCCGGCCAATTCGCTCCGTATGGCGGCGAAGATCCCCGGCTCCTGGCTCATACGCATGCCGGGCGGCCATTCTGCCATGCACCAGTATCCGGAAACCTTCAGCCGCTGTCTCCGCACCTTTTTGGACGGAGAGAAAGAGTAG
- a CDS encoding ATP-binding protein, which produces MKDDMNGPDRDEEITALRKSLDEEKTRSVYYQRMAEEKGKRHLAEITEISDALAKNRQTEKELRESEERYRIAIEHSHDGVAIIRDGVHIYANRRLVEIFGYGAPEDLLGQPAVFLVHEDEKEKISNYHAMRLKGEATPDRYEFKGVKKDGALVYIEAVVSTIAFAGKSAILAYLRDIGDRRRLEEELFKASKLESLGILAGGIAHDFNNIMTAIMGNISLAKMTTKPDDPSFKRLAGAEQAVNRAKDLTQQLLTFSKGGAPIKRTTGITHILEDSTNFTLTGSNVRCFFSLPEDLWNVDVDEGQVSQVIQNLVINAKEAMPTGGTIEVKAENLMIEQDQGPGDVLPGRGSYIRVTIMDHGIGIPEEYVDKIFDPFFTTKQRGSGLGLATSYSIIRKHGGYIEVKSHLGIGTTFIITLPATQKKNPLSSGDKASLTTGKGRILLMDDEEIVRDTIGEMLGFLGYETECAKDGVEAIDLYVEARKKAAPFDLVILDLTIPGGMGGEEAMEELVEIDPGIKAVVSSGYANNRIMSDFTRYGFVDMISKPYKLEELSETLARVLRKAP; this is translated from the coding sequence ATGAAGGATGATATGAACGGCCCCGACAGGGACGAAGAAATCACCGCACTCAGGAAATCACTCGACGAGGAGAAGACCCGTTCGGTCTATTACCAGCGTATGGCCGAAGAAAAGGGAAAGCGCCATCTCGCCGAGATCACTGAGATCTCCGATGCCCTCGCGAAAAACAGGCAGACGGAAAAAGAGCTGAGGGAATCGGAGGAGCGCTATCGGATCGCCATCGAGCATTCCCATGACGGAGTGGCGATTATCCGGGACGGCGTCCATATCTACGCAAACCGGAGGCTTGTGGAAATCTTCGGGTATGGCGCCCCTGAAGATCTTTTGGGCCAGCCGGCGGTTTTTCTCGTCCATGAGGACGAAAAGGAGAAGATCTCCAATTACCACGCCATGCGCTTGAAGGGTGAGGCTACCCCGGACAGGTACGAGTTCAAGGGAGTGAAGAAGGACGGCGCCCTCGTCTATATCGAGGCAGTGGTAAGCACTATTGCCTTCGCGGGCAAGAGCGCGATCCTCGCATATCTCCGCGACATCGGAGACCGCAGGAGATTGGAGGAGGAGCTTTTCAAAGCGAGCAAGCTCGAATCCCTGGGCATCCTCGCCGGCGGCATCGCCCACGATTTCAATAATATCATGACCGCCATCATGGGAAATATCTCCCTGGCCAAAATGACGACCAAACCCGACGATCCCTCATTCAAGCGGCTCGCGGGCGCCGAGCAGGCGGTGAACAGGGCGAAGGACCTGACCCAGCAGCTCCTCACCTTTTCCAAGGGGGGCGCGCCGATCAAGAGGACCACGGGCATCACCCATATCCTGGAGGATTCGACGAATTTTACCCTTACCGGCTCGAATGTGCGCTGCTTCTTCTCCCTTCCCGAAGACCTCTGGAACGTGGATGTGGATGAAGGGCAGGTGAGCCAGGTAATACAGAACCTCGTCATCAACGCAAAAGAGGCCATGCCTACAGGCGGCACAATTGAAGTAAAGGCCGAAAACCTAATGATCGAGCAGGACCAGGGGCCGGGAGATGTGCTCCCCGGCAGGGGCTCCTACATTCGGGTCACCATCATGGACCACGGCATCGGCATACCGGAAGAGTATGTGGATAAGATCTTCGATCCCTTTTTCACTACAAAACAGAGGGGAAGCGGCCTCGGGCTCGCCACCTCCTATTCCATCATCCGAAAGCACGGCGGATATATCGAAGTAAAATCGCACCTGGGGATCGGTACCACCTTCATCATTACCCTTCCCGCCACACAAAAGAAAAATCCTCTCTCATCGGGTGATAAAGCCTCCCTTACCACAGGGAAGGGCCGGATCCTGCTCATGGATGACGAAGAGATCGTGCGCGACACCATAGGCGAAATGCTCGGGTTCCTCGGATACGAAACAGAATGCGCAAAAGACGGGGTGGAGGCGATCGATCTCTATGTGGAAGCCCGGAAGAAGGCCGCCCCCTTCGATCTCGTAATTCTGGACCTTACCATTCCAGGCGGTATGGGAGGAGAGGAGGCCATGGAAGAGCTCGTGGAGATCGACCCCGGGATAAAGGCGGTGGTATCGAGCGGATACGCAAACAATCGGATCATGTCCGATTTCACCCGCTATGGGTTTGTGGACATGATTTCCAAGCCTTATAAGCTCGAGGAGCTGAGTGAGACCCTCGCGAGGGTGCTCCGGAAGGCTCCCTGA